The sequence below is a genomic window from Bosea sp. F3-2.
GGCACGGATCTATGCCGCACTCGGCATGATGACGGCGCTGACCCTCGTTTCGTCCTCGGTCGCATGGTTTTCCTACGGCCGAATCGACCAGACGGTCGACGATCTCGTCGGCAAGAAGATGCCGGTCGTGGAGCTCGCGCTGGAGCTGTCGCAGGCGGCGACCCAGTCGACCGCGCTCGCGGCGCGCTTCAGCGAAATCGAGACGGTCCAGCAGCGCTCCGCTCTGACCGGAGATCTCGACAAGGTCGAAGCCCGGCAGATGGACCTGCTGCGTCGCATCGCCGAGCAGGGCCAGGTCGACAAGGCGAAGACGCAGGCCGCGATCGATGCGCTGGCGCGCCAGATCAACGACATCAACGACCTCACCGGCGATCGGCTGCGCAACGCCTCCGAGCAGGGCGAGGCGCTCACCAAGCTTTCGAAGGCCCGCGAAGGCTTCACCGCGCTCGCCGATTTCGAGACGGGCGATGCGCAGTTCAACGTCAAGATGAACATCGCCAGCGCGACCCAGCTCACCGGCAAGGAAATCGAGGAAGCGCTGTCCAACATCATCGACAAGGACCTGGCGGCGCTGCAGACGGCGCAGGCGCTGCAGCTCCAGCTCAGCGAGATGGTTGGGCTGCTGCGCGAGATTTCCCAGATCGAAAGCCCCGAGAAGCTCGAGAACGCGAAGGCGCGTTTCAAGGCGATCCTGGGCCAGGTCCGCGGCTTCCTCGCCGCGGCGGACAAGATCCAGCCCAATCCGGCGCGCGGCCAGGCGGTGAACGCCGTGATCGATCTCGGCGAAGGCCAGAGCGGTCTGATCGCGATCCGCGAGCGCGATCTCGCCACCCGCACCGCGATCGAGGCCGGTCTCAAGCAGACGCATGTCGCGGCCGAGGCCGTCCGCGGCCAAGTGGGCGAGCTTGTCAGCACCGCGCGTGGCGAAGCGGTCGCTTCGGGCGAAGCGACCTCGGCGCTGATCGATCAGAGCAAGCTCTGGCTCGGCGGCATCGGGCTTGGCTCGCTGCTGATCGCGCTGGCGCTGTCGCTGTTCTATGTCCGGCCGATGATCGTCGGGCGCCTCAACCGGCTCTGGGCGGCCACGAAGGCGATCGCCGACGGCGCGTTGGAGACCGCGGTCGACACCAAGGGCAATGACGAGATCTCGGACATCTCGAAGAGCGTGCTGCTCTTCCGCGACAACGCCGTGGCGCTGCGCGCCGCCGAAGCCGCCAAGATCGAGGATCAGGCCCGCGCTCAGGAGCAGCGCCGGCAGATGATGCGGGAGCTGGGCGAAGCCTTCGGCGTCGTCGTGGCGGCAGCCGCAGCCGGCGACTTCAGCCAGCGCGTCGCGGCCCAGTTCGCCGATCCCGAGCTCAACGCGCTCGCCGGCTCGGTCAACACGTTGCTGGAGACGGTGCAGACCGGCCTGTCCGAGACCTGCGAGGTTCTGGCGGAGCTCTCGGCCGGGCATCTCTCGGCTCGTATCGAGGGGCTCTATCAGGGCGCTTTTGCCGAGCTCAAGGACGGCACCAACGCGCTGGCCGACGAGTTCGAGAGCACGCTGGCGCGGCTGGCCGAGACGGTCTCGGCCGTGCGCAGCGCCACCAGCGAGATCCTCGACGGCGTCACCGATCTGGCCGAGCGCACCAGCGAGGAGAGCAACGCCGTCTCGATGGCGACCAACCAGCTCGGCGCCTTCGCCGGCACCGTCAAGAAGACGGCGAGCGAGGCGGCCCAGGCCACCGGCATGGCGCAGGGCGCCGAGGAGCGCGCGCAGCAGGGCGAGAAGGTCGTCGCCTCCGCGCTCGAAGCGATGCAGCGCATCCGCCAGTCCTCGAGCAAGATCTCCGAGGTCATCGCGATGATCGACGAGATCGCCTTCCAGACCAACCTGCTCGCGCTCAATGCGGCGGTGGAGGCGGCGCGCGCCGGCGATGCCGGCAAGGGTTTCGCGGTGGTCGCCACCGAGGTGCGCAGCCTCGCCAAGCGCTCGGCCGACGCCTCCAACGACGTCAAGAAGCTGGTCGAGGCGGCGCATGGCGACGTCAAGGTCGGCGTCGGCCTGGTCGAGGAGACCTCGGCGATGTTCGGCGCGATCGTCTCTTCGGTGAACGAACTGACCGGGCTGATGAACGGTATCTCGCAGACCGCGCGCAACCAGGCCAACGACGTCTCGGCCATCAACACCGAGATCGACGGCATCGGCACGATGGCGCACCAGAATGCGGCTCTGGTCGAGGAGACCAACGCTGCGCTGGCGCTGACCGACGAGCAGACCCGCGCGCTGACCGAGCACATCGCCCGCTTCACCTTCCGTGAAGGTCATGCCGCCGGGCATCACGACAAGTCGGCGATGGCGAGCGCAGCCTGAACCGCAACGCGCTAGATCGCCGCGCGTCCTATCGGACGCGAAGTGGCGATCTAGCCCTTTGTTTGGGCATTGGATTTCTCCGAAAAGTGGATTCCACTTTTCGGTCCGATGCTCTAACAAGATGAAGGCCCTGCGCAGCTGCGCGGGGCCTTTTCCTTTTCGATGTGGCCGCTATCGCCTTGCTTGCCGGCCTCGGGCGGTGCTAGGCGAGTGCTGGGCCGGTAGCTCAATGGTTAGAGCTCGCTGCTCATAACAGCGCCGGTGCCGGTTCGAGTCCGGCCCGGCCCACCAATTCCTGCAGAGCGCCGTCGACTTCGGACGCTCTCAGCCGGAGACCGCCACAAGCTGATGCTCGGTCCAGCGCATAGGGCGCCGGCAATTCGACCTTAGTGGTCGGATTTTCTCGTGTATTCTTCTTCTGGAATTGTCCAGTCTCGCGACCGGCCGACATGTTCGAGATCGGCCGCGAGCTTCTTCATCTTGTCGCCCTCGTCATGACGGTCGGCGAGATAGTGAACCATCATGAGCCGGCGGGCCTCCTTCAGCTTCCTGAGCCACGCCTCCCGCTCGTCTTCAGCCATCCCAGAACCTCTCATCCTTGATCGCGAATGGGGTAGAAGTCTGTCCTCTTCAATCTAAAGCACGCATGTTTCGCTTAGGAATTGGCCGAGGGGCGAGCGCTTCGGCCGCGTAGCTTGCCACAGGATACGCCAAAAGCGACGACAACGCCTTACGCTTGGATGGGCAGCGCTTCGGCGTTGACAGGCCTGCCTGCTTCGCCAACCCTGCGTGGGCTGTGCGCCGGCTTGGCGATCGCCCCTCAAGGTCTTGGACAATCGGCTGATGAAGTGCCTCGCGGTGGGCGAATGAACCGTTATCCGATGTTCAACCCACAGCTGCTGCTCAGCTTCGTCGCAGTGTGCGAGACCCTGAGCTTCACCCGCGCGGCCGATCGCGTGTCCCTGTCGCAATCGACCGTCAGCCAGCAGGTTCGGCGGCTGGAGGATCTGCTCGGCAAGCCGCTGCTGGAGCGGTCCTCGCATCAGGTCGAATTGACCGAGGAAGGGGGCAGGCTGCTGCGCTATGCGCGGCGCATCATCGCGCTGAACGAGGAGGCGCATGATGCGCTGACCGGATTCTGGCGCGACGGCGTGCTCAGGCTCGGCATGCCGGAGGACTTCACGGTACCGACCGTCGATCTTCTGGCGGCGTTCAGCCGCGAGCAGCCGCATTTGCGGCTCGATGTCACCAGCGGCCTCAGCGCCGATCTGCGCAGCGCCTATGACCGCGAAGAGCTGGACCTGATCCTGGTCAAGCAGCGCCGCCGCCAGCCGCCCCGCGCCGCCCGGCGGGAGCCGTTGCTGTGGCTCGACAGCATGGCTCATCCGGCGATCGAGCGCTCGCCGGTGTCGCTGGCCGTCTTCCCGCTCAATGGCCTCTACCGCGAGGAGCTTTGCGAGGCGCTCGACGGCCTCGGCATTCGCTGGCGCGTGAGCTACAGCAGCGCGAGCCTGGCTGCGCTCGCCGCCGCATCGGCTGCCGGGCTGGGCGTGACCTTGCTGCCCGCGAGCTGCCGCCTGCCCGGCCACCGGACGCTGGGAATGGCCGAGGGATTGCCGGAGATCACGGATTTCGAGCTCGCGCTCTACTATCGCGACAATGCACCCGCCGCGGCCATCGTGCTGGCCGAGCGACTGGCCGAGTTCTGCAAGCTGGAATGGTGAGCAAGCGGCGGCTTGCCGGGCGGCATTGCCGTTTCGAATAGCCAGGATTGGCAAATATCGCTGCCAAGCGGGGCTGCCCGCGCGTAAATCCGAGGGCGGAAACGCAACCATCGAGGCAACGGAAAACCGCCATGGAAACCAGGCATCACCACAGCCGACGGGCCTTTCTCAGCCAGACCGGAAAGGTCACCGCCGCCTATGCCGTCGCCGGGCTGGCGAGCGGAGCCGCCCAGGCCGCACCGGCTGCGCCCCCTCAGACGCGTCCGATGTCCGAGGCAGGTGTCAGCAAGCTGACGGATCAGCATTACTGCCTGACCGAGGTGCGGCTTGAGGAAGGCTTCGAGCGTGACGGCGAGATCGTCATCGGCACCCGCACGGCGCTGTACACGCTCGAGATCAAGGCCGGGAAGATCGCTGCGCTGCATCCGGCCGGTGCGGCCTTGCCGGCCGGCGTGCCCTGCTATCGCGCCCATGGCCAGCTCGCCCTGCCGGCGATGCGCGACATGCACATCCATCTGGACAAGACCTTCTATAGTGGTCCGTGGCAGGCCCCGCTGCCGCGCCAGGGCAAGACGATCCTCGACATGATCGCCCGCGAGGAGAAGCTGATTCCGCAATTGCTGCCGACCTCGCAGCAGCGTGCCGAGGCGCTGATCGCCCTGCTGCAGTCGAAGGGCACGACGGTGGCGCGCAGCCATTGCAACATCGATCCGGTCAGTGGCCTCAAAAGCCTCGAACACCTCCAGCGCGCGCTGGAAAACCATCGCGACGACTTCGTCTGCGAGATCGTCGCCTTTCCGCAGCACGGCTTGCTGCACTCGAAGGTCGACGGGCTGATGCGGGAGGCGATGAAGATGGGCGTCGCCTATGTCGGCGGGCTCGATCCGACCAATGTCGACGGGGCAATGGAGAAGTCGCTCGACGGCATGTTCCAGATCGCCCTCGATACCGGCAAGGGCGTCGACATCCACCTGCACGAGACCAATCCGGCCGGCGTCGCTGCGGTCAACTACATGATCGAGACCGTGGAGAAGAACCCGGCCCTGCACGGCAAGGTGACGATCAGCCACGCTTTCGCGCTCACCACGCTGTCTCAAGGCGCGCTGGCGGAAACCATCGGGCGAATGGC
It includes:
- a CDS encoding methyl-accepting chemotaxis protein gives rise to the protein MTKAKPAREGKPLRIGIAARIYAALGMMTALTLVSSSVAWFSYGRIDQTVDDLVGKKMPVVELALELSQAATQSTALAARFSEIETVQQRSALTGDLDKVEARQMDLLRRIAEQGQVDKAKTQAAIDALARQINDINDLTGDRLRNASEQGEALTKLSKAREGFTALADFETGDAQFNVKMNIASATQLTGKEIEEALSNIIDKDLAALQTAQALQLQLSEMVGLLREISQIESPEKLENAKARFKAILGQVRGFLAAADKIQPNPARGQAVNAVIDLGEGQSGLIAIRERDLATRTAIEAGLKQTHVAAEAVRGQVGELVSTARGEAVASGEATSALIDQSKLWLGGIGLGSLLIALALSLFYVRPMIVGRLNRLWAATKAIADGALETAVDTKGNDEISDISKSVLLFRDNAVALRAAEAAKIEDQARAQEQRRQMMRELGEAFGVVVAAAAAGDFSQRVAAQFADPELNALAGSVNTLLETVQTGLSETCEVLAELSAGHLSARIEGLYQGAFAELKDGTNALADEFESTLARLAETVSAVRSATSEILDGVTDLAERTSEESNAVSMATNQLGAFAGTVKKTASEAAQATGMAQGAEERAQQGEKVVASALEAMQRIRQSSSKISEVIAMIDEIAFQTNLLALNAAVEAARAGDAGKGFAVVATEVRSLAKRSADASNDVKKLVEAAHGDVKVGVGLVEETSAMFGAIVSSVNELTGLMNGISQTARNQANDVSAINTEIDGIGTMAHQNAALVEETNAALALTDEQTRALTEHIARFTFREGHAAGHHDKSAMASAA
- a CDS encoding LysR substrate-binding domain-containing protein, with amino-acid sequence MNRYPMFNPQLLLSFVAVCETLSFTRAADRVSLSQSTVSQQVRRLEDLLGKPLLERSSHQVELTEEGGRLLRYARRIIALNEEAHDALTGFWRDGVLRLGMPEDFTVPTVDLLAAFSREQPHLRLDVTSGLSADLRSAYDREELDLILVKQRRRQPPRAARREPLLWLDSMAHPAIERSPVSLAVFPLNGLYREELCEALDGLGIRWRVSYSSASLAALAAASAAGLGVTLLPASCRLPGHRTLGMAEGLPEITDFELALYYRDNAPAAAIVLAERLAEFCKLEW
- a CDS encoding amidohydrolase family protein; protein product: METRHHHSRRAFLSQTGKVTAAYAVAGLASGAAQAAPAAPPQTRPMSEAGVSKLTDQHYCLTEVRLEEGFERDGEIVIGTRTALYTLEIKAGKIAALHPAGAALPAGVPCYRAHGQLALPAMRDMHIHLDKTFYSGPWQAPLPRQGKTILDMIAREEKLIPQLLPTSQQRAEALIALLQSKGTTVARSHCNIDPVSGLKSLEHLQRALENHRDDFVCEIVAFPQHGLLHSKVDGLMREAMKMGVAYVGGLDPTNVDGAMEKSLDGMFQIALDTGKGVDIHLHETNPAGVAAVNYMIETVEKNPALHGKVTISHAFALTTLSQGALAETIGRMAAQQMTIASTVPLGSLTMPLPQLSEKGVFVMTGTDSVIDHWSPFGKGDMLEKANLYAQIYRGSDEFRLSRAMAIATGGVLPLDDSGKRAWPKAGDDAAFTLVPASCSAEAVARLPERSATFHRGRMVFGSVGVA